Proteins from one Anthonomus grandis grandis chromosome 8, icAntGran1.3, whole genome shotgun sequence genomic window:
- the LOC126739613 gene encoding uncharacterized protein LOC126739613 yields MARTKQTARKSVGGKAPRKKLATTAVGTVALREICHYQKSTELLIRKLPSQPLVREIAQDFKTSLRFQSSAVMALQKPSEAYLVGLLEDTNPCAIHASLIIIMPKGIQLARRIRGEHV; encoded by the exons ATGGCCCGTACCAAACAGACAGCTCGTAAATCGGTTGGTGGAAAGGCACCACGGAAGAAATTAGCAACCACGGCCGTAGGAACCGTAGCTCTGAGAGAAATCTGTCATTACCAAAAAAGTACCGAACTTTTGATCAGAAAACTACCATCTCAGCCTCTGGTTCGTGAAATCGCACAGGACTTTAAGACCTCTCTTCGATTCCAAAGCTCTGCTGTTATGGCTTTGCAAAAACCAAGCGAGGCATATTTGGTTGGTCTCTTGGAAGATACCAATCCTTGTGCCATTCATGCCTCATTGA taatcATTATGCCCAAAGGTATACAATTGGCCAGACGCATCAGGGGTGAACATGTTTAA